The Quercus robur chromosome 7, dhQueRobu3.1, whole genome shotgun sequence genome has a segment encoding these proteins:
- the LOC126692633 gene encoding probable E3 ubiquitin-protein ligase RHC2A, with protein MASTASSYWCYRCNHFIRVRVRVEDAVLCPDCGGGFVEETPTRSPLHRFPAAMFIDNPPNPEHNAIPIPIPRLRRSRRNGGDRSPFNPVIVLRGNEPERGNFELYYDDGAGLGLRPLPASMSDFLMGSGFDRLLEQLAQLEINGVGRLEHPPASKAAIESMPFVKIVGSHVSMESHCAICKEPFELDSEAREMPCKHIYHSDCILPWLSIRNSCPVCRHELPTDVRGGSSPELDPVTGPARDEETMGLTIWRLPGGGFAVGRFTGGIRAAERELPVVYTEVDGGFNDGGFNGGGGGGGGNVPRRISWETSMRSSRESGGFRRAFRSFFSFFGRLRITSSTSRSRSEPQRSHSNLVFSRSWRRRQRGQPAALDDDRW; from the coding sequence ATGGCTTCGACTGCCTCGTCCTACTGGTGCTACAGGTGCAACCACTTCATCCGGGTCCGGGTTCGGGTCGAAGACGCCGTCCTCTGCCCCGATTGCGGCGGCGGATTCGTCGAAGAAACCCCGACCCGATCCCCGCTCCACCGGTTCCCCGCCGCAATGTTCATCGACAACCCGCCCAATCCGGAGCACAACGCAATCCCAATCCCAATCCCTAGGCTCCGCCGCAGCCGGAGGAACGGTGGGGATCGCTCGCCGTTCAACCCGGTCATCGTCCTCCGTGGGAACGAGCCCGAGAGAGGGAATTTCGAGCTCTATTACGACGATGGAGCCGGGTTGGGGCTTCGGCCTTTGCCGGCTAGTATGTCGGATTTCCTGATGGGATCAGGGTTTGATCGGCTTCTCGAGCAATTGGCGCAATTGGAAATCAATGGGGTTGGAAGGTTAGAGCATCCACCGGCTTCAAAAGCCGCGATCGAATCGATGCCGTTTGTGAAGATCGTTGGGAGCCATGTCTCCATGGAGTCTCATTGCGCAATTTGCAAAGAACCATTTGAGCTGGATTCGGAGGCGAGAGAGATGCCTTGTAAGCACATTTACCATTCGGATTGTATTCTGCCATGGCTTTCGATTAGGAATTCGTGCCCGGTGTGTCGGCACGAGTTGCCCACGGATGTGCGTGGTGGGAGTTCGCCGGAGTTGGACCCTGTAACGGGTCCGGCTCGGGATGAAGAGACAATGGGATTGACGATTTGGAGATTGCCCGGTGGCGGGTTTGCGGTTGGGAGGTTTACTGGGGGGATAAGAGCAGCAGAGCGTGAGCTGCCTGTTGTTTACACTGAGGTGGATGGTGGGTTCAATGATGGAGggtttaatggtggtggtggtggtggtggtggtaatGTTCCAAGGAGGATTTCGTGGGAGACAAGTATGAGAAGCTCAAGGGAGAGTGGCGGGTTTCGCCGTGCGTTTCGtagtttcttctcattctttggGAGACTTAGAATTACTTCATCAACCTCAAGGTCAAGGTCTGAGCCGCAAAGGAGTCACTCTAATTTAGTGTTTAGTCGATCGTGGAGGAGGCGGCAGCGTGGTCAGCCAGCGGCTTTGGATGATGACAGAtggtaa